One Streptosporangium sp. NBC_01495 DNA window includes the following coding sequences:
- a CDS encoding sensor histidine kinase, which translates to MRAKPRWAEFLLPLFAGVFQVMGTRGVQWWQVDDPGMLRVPLDPLGCALLLAGPLALIVRRRHPVLCLAVATGSTVIFIGLGYSYGPVFLSPIVAFHTAVVSGHRRAAWPIWGLTYVFLVVYTSWLAPVRTAGWLHDLTVGALMGLVLVVAEFSRARRERQAERERVEEEELRRQASEERLTMAQELHDVLAHNISLIHVQASTALHLIDDHPEQARTALTTIKQASKDVLTEMRSVLNVLRDGAPRSPTAGLDRLDELIERSGLPVTKEIVGEAGPLPPGVDRAGYRIVQEALTNVTRHAPGASVTVVLGYDPRALTVQVTDSGGDAPGESLGSGNGVPGMRERASALGGTLTATHHGRGFRVEARLPIPEEPQ; encoded by the coding sequence GTGCGCGCCAAACCCCGCTGGGCCGAGTTCCTGCTCCCGCTGTTCGCGGGGGTCTTCCAGGTCATGGGCACCCGCGGCGTGCAGTGGTGGCAGGTCGACGACCCCGGCATGCTCAGGGTCCCGCTCGACCCGCTGGGCTGCGCGCTCCTGCTGGCCGGGCCTCTGGCCCTGATCGTACGCCGCCGCCACCCGGTGCTCTGCCTGGCCGTCGCGACGGGCTCGACCGTGATCTTCATCGGCCTCGGCTACTCGTACGGCCCGGTCTTCCTCAGCCCGATCGTCGCGTTCCACACCGCCGTGGTGAGCGGCCACCGGCGGGCGGCCTGGCCGATCTGGGGCCTGACCTACGTGTTCCTCGTGGTCTACACGTCCTGGCTCGCCCCCGTCCGTACGGCCGGCTGGCTCCACGACCTCACGGTGGGCGCGCTGATGGGCCTGGTCCTGGTGGTGGCGGAGTTCTCGCGGGCCAGGAGGGAGCGGCAGGCCGAGCGCGAGCGGGTGGAGGAGGAGGAGCTGCGGCGGCAGGCCAGCGAGGAGCGGCTGACCATGGCACAGGAGCTGCACGACGTGCTCGCGCACAACATCTCCCTCATCCACGTGCAGGCGTCCACCGCGCTGCACCTCATCGACGACCACCCCGAGCAGGCGCGGACCGCGCTCACCACGATCAAGCAGGCGTCCAAGGACGTGCTGACCGAGATGCGGTCGGTGCTCAACGTCCTCCGCGACGGCGCCCCCCGCTCCCCCACCGCCGGGCTGGACCGGCTCGACGAGCTCATCGAGCGCAGCGGGCTGCCGGTCACCAAGGAGATCGTCGGCGAGGCCGGGCCGCTGCCTCCCGGCGTCGACCGGGCCGGGTACCGCATCGTGCAGGAGGCCCTCACCAACGTCACCCGGCACGCCCCCGGCGCGTCGGTCACGGTCGTGCTCGGCTACGACCCCCGCGCGCTGACCGTCCAGGTCACCGACTCGGGCGGCGACGCCCCCGGGGAGAGCCTGGGCAGCGGGAACGGCGTCCCCGGCATGCGGGAGCGTGCCTCGGCACTCGGGGGAACGCTGACCGCCACGCACCACGGCCGGGGCTTCCGCGTCGAGGCCCGGCTGCCGATCCCGGAGGAACCCCAATGA
- a CDS encoding response regulator transcription factor, which yields MIKIVLADDQALVRAGFRALLDAQPGMTVVAEASDGAQALRLAAEHEPDVVLMDIRMPGMDGLTATREMPAGPKIIILTTFELDEYVFEALRSGASGFLVKDTEPAELIQAVRVVAGGDALLSPGVTRRLIAEYASRAKEPHHTRDLGLLTDREREVLALVGTGMTNDEIAGELFMSPATAKTHVSRSMMKLHARDRAQLVVIAYESGLVRPGWV from the coding sequence ATGATCAAGATTGTTCTCGCAGACGACCAGGCCCTCGTCAGGGCCGGCTTCCGTGCCCTGCTGGACGCGCAACCGGGGATGACCGTGGTGGCCGAGGCCTCCGACGGGGCGCAGGCCCTGCGGCTCGCCGCCGAGCACGAGCCGGACGTGGTCCTGATGGACATCCGCATGCCCGGCATGGACGGGCTGACCGCCACCCGCGAGATGCCCGCCGGGCCGAAGATCATCATCCTGACGACCTTCGAGCTGGACGAGTACGTCTTCGAGGCCCTCCGCAGCGGCGCCAGCGGCTTCCTGGTCAAGGACACCGAACCGGCCGAGCTCATCCAGGCCGTCCGGGTGGTGGCCGGAGGCGACGCCCTGCTCTCCCCCGGCGTGACCCGCCGCCTGATCGCCGAGTACGCGAGCCGCGCCAAGGAGCCGCACCACACCCGCGACCTCGGCCTGCTCACCGACCGCGAGCGCGAGGTCCTCGCCCTGGTCGGCACCGGCATGACCAACGACGAGATCGCGGGCGAGCTCTTCATGAGCCCCGCCACCGCCAAGACCCACGTCAGCCGGAGCATGATGAAGCTCCACGCCCGCGACCGCGCCCAGCTGGTCGTCATCGCCTACGAATCCGGCCTCGTCCGCCCCGGCTGGGTCTGA
- a CDS encoding Uma2 family endonuclease: protein METAPRRRHADLRPSPGTASRRLPHTPRELFDALPSLPGLRAEVIDGRLVVSPLGTPEHSRMAMRLFSELRHLIAEGDLNAYTGNVAVRVDGSHDSVVPDFVLAPADCPRWGARELLSSGLLMVAEIVSPGSAVDDRDRKPAIYASGGVPVMLLIDPVATPVTVTVLSDPKEGEYRTSTRVETGSRLHLPEPVGFTLDTSIFVDAPATP, encoded by the coding sequence ATGGAAACAGCGCCACGCCGACGTCACGCGGATCTGAGGCCCTCTCCCGGAACCGCGTCCCGACGTCTGCCACACACGCCACGCGAACTCTTCGACGCCCTCCCGTCCCTTCCTGGACTGCGAGCCGAGGTGATCGACGGAAGGCTGGTGGTGAGCCCATTGGGCACCCCGGAACACTCCCGAATGGCGATGCGCCTCTTCTCCGAGCTCCGTCACCTGATCGCGGAGGGCGACCTGAACGCGTACACGGGTAACGTCGCGGTCCGCGTCGACGGGTCCCACGACTCGGTCGTTCCCGACTTCGTCCTGGCGCCCGCCGACTGCCCGCGCTGGGGCGCCCGCGAGCTGCTCTCCTCCGGCCTCCTCATGGTCGCCGAGATCGTGTCTCCGGGAAGCGCCGTCGACGACCGCGACCGCAAGCCCGCCATCTACGCCTCCGGCGGTGTCCCCGTGATGCTCCTCATCGACCCTGTGGCCACCCCCGTCACCGTGACGGTCCTCAGCGACCCCAAGGAGGGCGAGTACCGGACCTCCACCCGGGTCGAGACGGGTTCACGCCTCCACCTCCCCGAGCCGGTCGGCTTCACCCTCGACACCTCGATCTTCGTGGACGCCCCGGCCACGCCGTGA
- a CDS encoding SHOCT domain-containing protein, which translates to MDVLSMAPHWGPGPWWPVFPAFWIVFWIVLGTLAFRARRNGWGPWGARRASPATPPPSTTATAEQILAERYARGEMSGDEYFERVSVLKSGAA; encoded by the coding sequence ATGGATGTCCTCTCGATGGCCCCCCACTGGGGCCCCGGACCGTGGTGGCCGGTGTTCCCGGCTTTCTGGATCGTGTTCTGGATCGTGCTGGGGACGCTCGCGTTCCGGGCCCGGCGCAACGGGTGGGGGCCGTGGGGGGCCCGCCGCGCGTCCCCGGCGACCCCGCCGCCCAGCACGACCGCGACGGCGGAGCAGATCCTCGCCGAGCGGTACGCACGCGGCGAGATGAGCGGCGACGAGTATTTCGAGCGCGTGTCGGTGCTGAAGAGCGGCGCCGCCTGA
- a CDS encoding RNA polymerase sigma factor, with protein MNGEIVARAPAPPGAEAILVDLYREHRLALVRLAVLLVGDREGAEDVVQDVFSRLHGKHPEVLTLTYIRVCVLNASRSVLRRRGVAARAVPGRPDEQVDSAETAALLGESRQEMLTALGRLPRRQREVLVLRYYLDLSYADIAQATRVRESTVRSTAFRALERLERELGGKA; from the coding sequence ATGAACGGTGAGATAGTCGCTCGCGCGCCCGCGCCGCCCGGCGCCGAGGCGATACTGGTCGACCTGTATCGCGAACACCGGCTCGCCCTGGTGCGCCTGGCCGTGCTGCTCGTCGGCGACCGGGAAGGGGCGGAGGACGTCGTACAGGACGTCTTCTCCAGACTGCACGGCAAGCATCCCGAGGTCCTCACCCTGACGTACATCCGCGTCTGCGTGCTCAACGCCTCGCGTTCGGTCCTGCGCAGGCGCGGCGTCGCCGCCAGGGCGGTGCCGGGGCGGCCGGACGAGCAGGTGGACTCCGCGGAGACGGCCGCGCTGCTGGGCGAGTCGCGGCAGGAGATGCTGACCGCGCTCGGCCGGCTGCCCAGGCGGCAGCGCGAGGTCCTCGTCCTTCGTTACTACCTCGACCTGTCCTACGCCGACATCGCCCAGGCGACACGCGTCAGGGAGAGCACCGTGCGGTCCACCGCTTTCAGGGCCCTGGAGCGGCTTGAGCGCGAACTGGGAGGCAAGGCATGA
- a CDS encoding sulfite exporter TauE/SafE family protein: protein MRLRLVRGDRDGYRGCPLSAGPAALFAGGLAAGLVAGTASCAAVQGGLLTGLTSRGRPARADRHGGSDGSGAGPSGPAVVALFLAGRLGSHVVAGALLGLAGSAVRLGPQVRAALLVTAGIAVVFFGIRLFGREPEGGCHPGTTPSGRTWRRGGVSGIAAPTPRALALGAATILLPCGVTLSTEMVAVSSGSALGGSAVMAGFVAGTAPAFALLGLVLRRAAATRLAALAGVVALAAGLWTISSGLSLGGWLPGSGGPATASDGSARVMSAPAGTAGAAGSPADTVGAPAGTANDRASDTTIDLKGTADLKGTADNQAGDTTIAPRETADDQAGDTTADPADDRTRAAVRAADGVQRVEIWATDRGYRPGTVTVRAGVPADLVFHLEGVPGCTRTLTIDGRDVALPATVRLGARKAGSLRYVCSMGMYVGFVRFV from the coding sequence GTGAGATTACGTTTGGTCCGTGGGGATCGGGATGGTTACCGGGGATGTCCGCTGAGCGCGGGACCGGCCGCGCTGTTCGCCGGAGGGCTCGCCGCCGGACTGGTCGCGGGTACGGCCTCGTGCGCGGCCGTGCAGGGCGGCCTGCTCACCGGCCTCACCTCCCGCGGCCGTCCGGCCCGCGCCGACAGACACGGCGGGAGTGACGGGAGCGGGGCGGGGCCTTCGGGTCCCGCGGTCGTCGCGCTGTTCCTCGCCGGGCGCCTCGGCTCCCACGTGGTGGCCGGAGCCCTGCTCGGGCTGGCCGGGTCCGCCGTGCGGCTGGGCCCCCAGGTCAGGGCCGCGCTGCTCGTCACGGCCGGGATCGCGGTCGTGTTCTTCGGAATCCGCCTGTTCGGCCGCGAGCCGGAGGGCGGATGCCACCCGGGCACCACGCCGAGCGGGCGTACGTGGCGGCGTGGCGGCGTGTCCGGGATCGCCGCCCCCACGCCCAGGGCGCTGGCGCTCGGGGCCGCGACGATCCTGCTGCCGTGCGGGGTGACGCTCAGCACCGAGATGGTCGCGGTCTCCAGCGGGTCGGCGCTGGGCGGGAGCGCGGTGATGGCGGGGTTCGTGGCCGGGACGGCGCCCGCGTTCGCGCTGCTCGGGCTGGTCCTGCGGCGGGCCGCGGCCACCAGGCTGGCGGCGCTGGCGGGGGTCGTCGCACTGGCGGCGGGCCTGTGGACGATCTCCTCGGGGCTGAGCCTCGGGGGATGGCTCCCCGGATCCGGCGGCCCGGCGACGGCGTCGGACGGCTCGGCACGGGTGATGAGCGCCCCGGCGGGAACGGCAGGGGCTGCGGGAAGCCCGGCGGACACCGTGGGCGCCCCGGCGGGGACGGCGAACGACCGGGCGAGCGACACCACGATCGACCTGAAAGGGACAGCCGATCTGAAAGGGACAGCGGACAATCAAGCAGGCGACACCACGATCGCCCCGAGAGAAACAGCGGACGATCAAGCGGGCGACACCACGGCCGACCCGGCGGACGATCGGACGAGAGCCGCCGTACGCGCCGCCGACGGCGTCCAGCGGGTCGAGATCTGGGCCACCGACCGGGGATACCGGCCAGGCACGGTGACCGTCCGCGCGGGAGTTCCCGCCGACCTCGTCTTCCACCTCGAGGGCGTCCCCGGCTGCACCCGGACGCTCACGATCGACGGCCGCGACGTGGCGCTGCCCGCCACCGTACGGCTGGGCGCGCGGAAGGCGGGCTCCCTGCGCTACGTCTGCTCGATGGGCATGTACGTGGGGTTCGTGCGCTTCGTCTGA
- a CDS encoding tetratricopeptide repeat protein, translated as MGWWPDDQEAAAGLIPTPRSTEHENDTDGETELLLAAHGGDVQAAHLLGRHFAQRGDRSAARHWWERAAAAGNLDSAYNLGIWHEKHGTPAEAARWYELAANAGDVEAAVNLATLLLDQHGDVPAARRWFETAARAGSRAAARRLALLCEDGGEVKAAGEWHHRAAMDGDLASAHDLGFLAYASGEEDETLRWWELAARSGHADAAYHLGLFLQANRDPEGAEAFFRLAARNEHPGAASQLGGIALSLGDLRTARAWFERAACTGRIDDQRTAGFVCVEMSDSQGAGHWFSRAAAGGDPEAAFNFGLLLIAEHSDMQGGQHWFRQAAQAGHHRAAVELAALLSAAGFSREAERWLSDPPSPPWSRTTEPELVARAELASAAVARRGGAPLRVADLTEILGTWDLVTRPLRDHTDVTAWLTERSGLPSGAIEHLASVRATLLRPGGAPWPTPAEIEHVLVTARALRSGWSP; from the coding sequence ATGGGGTGGTGGCCTGACGACCAGGAGGCGGCCGCGGGGCTGATACCCACCCCCCGGAGCACCGAGCACGAGAACGACACGGACGGCGAGACGGAGCTGCTGCTCGCCGCGCACGGCGGTGACGTGCAGGCCGCCCACCTGCTCGGCCGCCACTTCGCGCAGCGGGGCGACCGCTCGGCGGCGCGGCACTGGTGGGAGCGCGCGGCCGCCGCGGGAAACCTCGACAGCGCCTACAACCTGGGGATCTGGCACGAGAAGCACGGCACCCCCGCGGAGGCCGCGAGGTGGTACGAGCTGGCGGCGAACGCCGGAGACGTCGAGGCCGCGGTGAACCTGGCGACCCTCCTGCTGGATCAGCACGGCGACGTCCCGGCCGCCCGGCGGTGGTTCGAGACGGCGGCCAGGGCGGGCTCCCGTGCGGCGGCCAGGCGGCTCGCGCTGCTCTGCGAGGACGGCGGCGAGGTGAAGGCCGCCGGGGAGTGGCATCACAGGGCCGCGATGGACGGCGACCTGGCCTCGGCCCACGACCTCGGGTTCCTCGCCTACGCCTCCGGCGAGGAGGACGAGACGCTGCGCTGGTGGGAGCTGGCCGCGCGGAGCGGCCATGCCGACGCGGCCTACCACCTCGGGCTGTTCCTGCAGGCCAACCGCGACCCCGAGGGGGCGGAGGCGTTCTTCCGGCTGGCCGCCAGGAACGAGCACCCCGGCGCCGCGTCCCAGCTCGGCGGGATCGCGCTCTCCCTCGGCGACCTGCGCACCGCGCGCGCCTGGTTCGAGCGGGCGGCCTGCACCGGCAGGATCGACGACCAGCGGACGGCCGGATTCGTGTGCGTGGAGATGAGCGACTCGCAGGGGGCCGGCCACTGGTTCAGCCGGGCCGCGGCGGGTGGCGACCCGGAGGCCGCCTTCAATTTCGGCCTGCTGCTTATCGCCGAGCACAGCGATATGCAGGGCGGGCAGCACTGGTTCCGCCAGGCGGCACAGGCCGGGCACCACCGGGCCGCGGTCGAGCTGGCCGCGCTGCTGTCGGCCGCGGGCTTCTCCCGCGAGGCGGAGCGGTGGCTGTCCGATCCCCCCTCTCCCCCGTGGAGCCGGACCACCGAGCCCGAGCTCGTCGCCCGCGCCGAGCTGGCCTCGGCCGCCGTCGCCCGACGGGGCGGCGCCCCCCTGAGGGTCGCCGACCTGACCGAGATCCTCGGCACCTGGGATCTCGTCACCCGGCCGCTGCGCGACCACACCGACGTCACGGCGTGGCTGACCGAGCGGAGCGGGCTGCCGTCGGGCGCGATCGAGCACCTGGCGTCCGTACGGGCCACGCTGTTGCGCCCCGGAGGCGCCCCCTGGCCGACCCCGGCGGAGATCGAGCACGTCCTGGTCACCGCCCGCGCCCTGCGTTCCGGCTGGTCGCCGTGA
- the ald gene encoding alanine dehydrogenase: MKIGVPAEVKNHEYRVAATPAGVHELVRHGHDVYIQRDAGLGSHLTDEEYLFAGAKILDTADEVWDQAEMILKVKEPIAEEYHRMRPGQVLFTYLHLAAGRECTDALLDRQVTGIAYETVQVGNTLPLLAPMSEVAGRLAPQVGAYNLMRFNGGRGVLPGGVPGVAPAKVVVIGAGVSGLNAAQIAVGMGADVTVLDLNVDRLRFIDAIYQGRLKTLVSTSYAIEKEVLEADLVIGAVLIPGAKAPTLVSNELVSRMKPGSVLVDIAIDQGGCFEDSRPTTHAEPTYRVHNSIFYCVANMPGSVANTSTYALTNATLPYAVKLAGLGWKTALQRDASLALGLNTHAGRLTNEQVAIALDLPYVPVSEVIAA; the protein is encoded by the coding sequence ATGAAGATCGGCGTGCCTGCCGAGGTCAAGAACCACGAGTACCGCGTCGCCGCGACCCCGGCCGGCGTGCACGAGCTTGTCCGTCACGGCCACGACGTCTACATCCAGCGCGACGCGGGCCTCGGCTCGCACCTCACCGACGAGGAGTACCTCTTCGCCGGGGCCAAGATCCTCGACACCGCCGACGAGGTGTGGGACCAGGCCGAGATGATCCTCAAGGTGAAGGAGCCCATCGCGGAGGAGTACCACCGCATGCGTCCCGGCCAGGTGCTCTTCACCTACCTGCACCTCGCGGCGGGCCGCGAGTGCACCGACGCCCTCCTCGACCGGCAGGTCACCGGCATCGCGTACGAGACCGTCCAGGTCGGCAACACCCTGCCGCTGCTCGCCCCGATGTCCGAGGTCGCGGGCCGCCTGGCCCCGCAGGTCGGCGCCTACAACCTCATGCGCTTCAACGGCGGGCGCGGCGTGCTGCCCGGCGGCGTGCCCGGCGTGGCCCCCGCCAAGGTCGTCGTCATCGGCGCGGGCGTCTCCGGGCTCAACGCCGCGCAGATCGCGGTCGGCATGGGCGCGGACGTCACCGTCCTGGACCTCAACGTCGACCGCCTGCGCTTCATCGACGCCATCTATCAGGGCCGTCTCAAGACCCTCGTCTCGACCTCGTACGCGATCGAGAAGGAGGTCCTGGAGGCCGACCTGGTCATCGGCGCCGTGCTGATCCCCGGCGCCAAGGCGCCGACCCTCGTCTCCAACGAGCTGGTCTCCCGCATGAAGCCGGGCTCCGTGCTCGTCGACATCGCCATCGACCAGGGCGGCTGCTTCGAGGACTCCCGCCCGACCACGCACGCCGAGCCGACCTACCGGGTCCACAACTCGATCTTCTACTGCGTGGCCAACATGCCGGGGTCCGTCGCCAACACCTCCACCTACGCGCTGACCAATGCCACGCTGCCCTACGCGGTCAAGCTGGCCGGCCTCGGCTGGAAGACCGCGCTCCAGCGGGACGCCTCCCTCGCGCTGGGCCTCAACACCCACGCGGGACGGCTCACCAACGAGCAGGTCGCCATCGCCCTCGACCTGCCGTACGTGCCGGTCTCCGAGGTCATCGCCGCCTGA
- a CDS encoding aspartate aminotransferase family protein has product MTHPENTDVTSLMKAAQDNLWMHFTRHSSYEGAEVPMIVRGEGSYIYDVHGKRYLDGLAGLFVVQAGHGRSELAEAAAKQAQELAFFPLWSYAHPKAVELAQRLAAETPGDLNRVFFTTGGGEAVESAWKLAKQYFKITGKPLKHKVISRQIAYHGTPQGALSITGIPAFKQMFEPLVPGSVRVPNTNHYRADEITGVPGMTPEQYGYWAAERVARAIEMEGPDTVAAVFVEPVQNAGGCFPPPPGYFKRLREICDEYDVLLVSDEVICAFGRLGTMFGGQKFDYVPDIITCAKGMTSGYSPIGAMIASERLFEPFKNGTEMFAHGYTFGGHPVSSAVALANLDLFEREDLLGHVTRNEPVFRSTLERLRDLPIVGDVRGSGYFWGIELVKDKVTKETFNTEESERLIRGFLSGALYEAGLYCRADDRGDPVIQLAPPLICGPKEFDEIESILHSVLTEAWSRL; this is encoded by the coding sequence ATGACGCACCCTGAAAACACCGACGTGACCTCGCTCATGAAGGCCGCGCAGGACAACCTGTGGATGCACTTCACCCGGCACAGCTCGTACGAGGGCGCCGAGGTGCCGATGATCGTGCGGGGTGAGGGCTCCTACATCTACGACGTGCACGGCAAGCGCTACCTCGACGGCCTCGCCGGGCTCTTCGTGGTCCAGGCGGGTCACGGCCGCAGCGAGCTGGCCGAGGCCGCCGCCAAGCAGGCCCAGGAGCTGGCGTTCTTCCCGCTGTGGTCGTACGCGCACCCCAAGGCCGTCGAGCTGGCCCAGCGTCTCGCCGCGGAGACCCCCGGCGATCTCAACCGCGTCTTCTTCACCACCGGCGGCGGCGAGGCCGTCGAGAGCGCGTGGAAACTCGCCAAGCAGTACTTCAAGATCACCGGCAAGCCGCTCAAGCACAAGGTCATCAGCCGCCAGATCGCCTACCACGGCACCCCGCAGGGCGCCCTGTCGATCACCGGCATCCCGGCCTTCAAGCAGATGTTCGAGCCGCTGGTCCCGGGCTCCGTCAGGGTGCCCAACACCAACCACTACCGCGCCGACGAGATCACCGGCGTGCCCGGCATGACGCCCGAGCAGTACGGCTACTGGGCCGCCGAGCGCGTCGCCCGCGCCATCGAGATGGAGGGCCCCGACACCGTGGCCGCCGTCTTCGTCGAGCCGGTGCAGAACGCGGGCGGCTGCTTCCCGCCGCCCCCCGGATACTTCAAGCGCCTGCGCGAGATCTGCGACGAGTACGACGTCCTGCTCGTCTCGGACGAGGTCATCTGCGCCTTCGGCCGCCTCGGCACCATGTTCGGCGGGCAGAAGTTCGACTACGTCCCCGACATCATCACCTGCGCCAAGGGCATGACCAGCGGTTACTCGCCGATCGGCGCCATGATCGCCTCCGAGCGCCTCTTCGAGCCGTTCAAGAACGGCACCGAGATGTTCGCCCACGGCTACACCTTCGGCGGCCACCCGGTGTCCTCGGCCGTCGCGCTGGCCAACCTCGACCTGTTCGAGCGGGAGGACCTGCTCGGCCACGTCACCCGCAACGAGCCCGTCTTCCGCTCCACCCTGGAGCGTCTCCGCGACCTGCCGATCGTCGGCGACGTGCGCGGCTCCGGCTACTTCTGGGGCATCGAGCTCGTCAAGGACAAGGTCACCAAGGAGACCTTCAACACCGAGGAGTCCGAGCGCCTCATCAGGGGCTTCCTCTCCGGCGCCCTCTACGAGGCGGGCCTGTACTGCCGCGCCGACGACCGGGGCGACCCGGTCATCCAGCTCGCCCCGCCGCTCATCTGCGGCCCCAAGGAGTTCGACGAGATCGAGTCCATCCTCCACTCGGTGCTGACGGAGGCATGGAGCCGCCTCTGA
- a CDS encoding M20/M25/M40 family metallo-hydrolase: MTPDEIENAVTAGMPQAVADLKRLVAIPSVAFPGHPEEPVHAAAAVTEELLRSTGLPHVRQIPVEGSFPAVYAEAPAPPGAPTVLLYAHYDVQPTGDLALWRTPPFEPTEIDGAIHGRGAADDKSGVISHVAALRAFQGRFPVGVKVIIEGQEEYAGERLESFVEHNPELFRADAIVVADTGNPRVGDPSVTTSLRGMGAFTVEVRTLKESLHSGSFGGAAPDALAALIRMLAALHDDHGDIRVPGLPRGSFLGTGPSEEDFRSTAGVLDGVSTIGSGSLADRLWASYAITVTGLDVPTVSGAINAVQAVARARVTVRVPPAGDPKTTLEAVVDFLRQVAPWGVQVDVGDYTMGSGYLADTGGAARSALNRAMERAFGRPPRDVGAGGSIPLVSTFVRQFPAATILLFGAEDDDAAIHAPNERVNIEELRRTATAEALFLQEYGSTAF; encoded by the coding sequence GTGACTCCTGACGAGATCGAGAACGCCGTCACCGCCGGCATGCCCCAGGCGGTCGCGGACCTCAAACGGCTCGTCGCCATCCCCTCGGTGGCCTTCCCCGGCCACCCGGAGGAGCCCGTGCACGCTGCCGCCGCGGTGACCGAGGAGCTGCTGCGCAGCACCGGCCTGCCGCACGTGCGGCAGATCCCCGTCGAGGGCAGCTTCCCCGCCGTCTACGCCGAGGCTCCCGCCCCGCCCGGCGCGCCGACCGTGCTCCTGTACGCCCACTACGACGTGCAGCCCACCGGCGACCTCGCGCTCTGGCGCACCCCGCCCTTCGAGCCGACGGAGATCGACGGCGCGATCCACGGCCGTGGCGCGGCCGACGACAAGTCGGGCGTCATCTCCCACGTCGCGGCACTCCGCGCCTTCCAGGGGCGGTTCCCGGTCGGCGTCAAGGTCATCATCGAGGGCCAGGAGGAGTACGCGGGCGAGCGCCTGGAGTCCTTCGTCGAACACAACCCCGAGCTGTTCCGCGCCGACGCGATCGTGGTCGCCGACACCGGCAACCCCCGGGTGGGCGACCCCTCGGTGACGACCTCGCTGCGCGGCATGGGCGCCTTCACCGTCGAGGTGCGCACCCTCAAGGAGTCGCTGCACAGCGGCTCGTTCGGCGGCGCCGCCCCCGACGCCCTCGCGGCGCTGATCCGGATGCTCGCCGCCCTGCACGACGACCACGGCGACATCCGCGTCCCAGGCCTGCCGCGCGGCAGTTTCCTCGGCACCGGTCCGTCGGAGGAGGACTTCCGCTCCACCGCGGGCGTGCTCGACGGCGTCTCCACGATCGGCTCCGGCTCGCTGGCCGACCGTCTGTGGGCCTCGTACGCGATCACGGTCACCGGCCTGGACGTGCCGACGGTCTCCGGCGCGATCAACGCGGTCCAGGCCGTCGCCAGGGCCCGGGTGACCGTACGGGTGCCCCCGGCGGGCGACCCGAAGACGACCCTCGAGGCCGTCGTCGACTTCCTGCGGCAGGTCGCCCCCTGGGGCGTCCAGGTGGACGTCGGCGACTACACCATGGGCTCCGGCTACCTGGCCGACACCGGCGGCGCGGCCCGCTCCGCGCTGAACCGGGCCATGGAACGTGCCTTCGGCCGTCCCCCGCGCGACGTCGGCGCCGGTGGCTCGATCCCGCTCGTCTCCACCTTCGTCAGGCAGTTCCCCGCCGCCACGATCCTGCTCTTCGGCGCCGAGGACGACGACGCGGCGATCCACGCCCCCAACGAGCGCGTGAACATCGAGGAGCTCCGCCGCACAGCCACCGCCGAGGCGCTCTTCCTCCAGGAGTACGGCTCCACGGCGTTCTGA